A window of Synergistaceae bacterium genomic DNA:
CTCTTATCTTGGAGCAGGTGAGCGAGGATCTGGCGGTGAGGATGCTCGCCGCCATGCCCCAGGATGCCAGGGCGTCGATATTGGGCCGCATGGAGGCGGTCCTTGCAGCGAGGCTGACGGAGCGGCTAGCGGCCGGAGCGCCGTGATAACAATACCGGGAGGTGCCACTCATGTATTCAGCCTTCTTTCCCGTCGCGGGCGACCCTCTGTCCGGCCAGGCGCAGGACGCCGGCATAATGCCGCCGTCCAGAACGGCCGGAGACCCGGAGAGGACGGACAGTTTCGCCCGCCTGCTCTTCTCGACCAGGGAGGAGCCCGCGCAGACGCCTGGAGACACGGAACAGACCCCGGAGACACCCGCCGGGAGCATCCTCTTTTTCCCCCTTGCGGAAACCGACCTGTTTCCTGACGAAGAAGACGACCTTGCAGACGACGAACGTGCCCTTGAAATACCCGTGCCTCCTGCGGAGGCCGGGGCGGCGTTTGTCGCGGAGTTCCTTGCCGCGGCGAAGCAGCCGCCTATTACCATGACGACACCTGCCGCCGAAGTGATGGCAGTAGGCCCAGAGGCGGTGGAATCACCGGACTTAGCCGATCCCCGGACGAGCGACGAGAATCGCATGCCGGTGGAGGTTGAACCCGGCGAGCCGCACAGAGATGGTGGCTTCGCTCTTCCCGAGGGCATGCAGCCTGTGCGAGAGGACGATCCGGACGCAAGGGAACTGCTGTCGAGGCCGATTCCCCGCGCGAGGCCCGCAAGCGGCGGCGCACGACAGGAGAGAGCCAGTCCGGTGGAACGGCCGGACGAACGACGGACCTCCCCGACACGCCCCCTTCCATTCATCGAGAGCGCACGGACGGAGCCCGTCAGGACCCTTATGAGCACGGGCCGCGTCCTTGGCGATGCCGGCACATCCGCAGGCCGGGACGAGATCACCGTCGTCCCGACCCTCGAGGAACCCGCCCGGGCCGATGAGACGGCCAGGGCGGCCGGATTCACCCTGTCCATGACCGACAATGTGCGCCCCAGGAGGGGCTTCGCTCTTACCTTCGCACTCGACGGTGGGCAGAAGGCCGGGCCCGTGGAGGCCGAGGCGAACATGCCGGAGCGCCCGGCCCTCTTCGACGACGAATCGGACGATCTCTTCAGGGATGACTCCCCCGAGCGACGCGACCACGCAACCGGCGGACCGGCCGAGCCGTCGGGAGACGAGACCTCGGCGAGGGACAGAGGCGAGAATGTAGCCTCCGGCCTCTCCGCGACGTTCGACCACGAAAGTGGCAGAGGCGCGAGCGCCGCCTCCGGCCTCACCGCGGCCGTCGCGGGAGAGAGGGAGCTGAAGGCCGAGGCAGAGTCCGATCTCTCCACGAACCGCATCCCCGAGGGGCGCGATCGCGAGAGGACCATATTTCCCGAGGAGCGCGACATCTTCGGCGAGAGGGCGCGCGAGACCGCCGCTCCAGCCCTCCCGAGGGCCGCGACTGCTGATACGAGAGAAACTCCATCCGACCCGGTTCGCGCGAGCGCCGATCCGAAGGGCGCGGCCACGCCCGCGAGGAAACCCGCCGACCAGCCATTGAAGAGCGGAGCGAAGGACCAGGAAACCCCGAACCCGACCATGGTCGCACCACGCCCCTGGCACGCCGAGCCCCTCGCCTCGAGGTCGTTCGAGTCGGTCGCCAGGGAGACGGTGCTCCAGGGGCGCGGAGGAGAGGCCCTTGAGGACGGAGTTCAGCACGTGGTGCGCTTCCTCAGGTCCGAGGGACGGCAGGCGGCGAGCATAATCGTCGACCCGCCCGCCCTGGGGAGGATCGAGGTGGAGCTCGTCGCCGTCGCAAAGGGCATCGAGGCCTCGATTAAAGTGAGCAGCGATCAGGTCCGACAACTTGTTCAGGATCATATAACAGTCCTTCGGAACCATCTCGAACAGCAGGGAGTCCACCTGGGCGAGTTCGTCGTAGACCTTCGCGACAGCAGCGAGGGCAGGCAGGATCGCGACGGATCAAGCCACAAGCCGCGCCGCGGGCGGACAACCCCTCTGACGGGAGCCGAGGATACCGAGGACATAACGCCATCCTTCAGGATGGATTTGGAGCACGGGCTGCTTTATCTGCTGGCCTAGGAGGTGTGGAGAAAAATGAGCGTAAACAGCGTAACCAACGGATATTCGACCACCGCGACCAACTCCCCTGCGACCGAGGCGGTTCGCGATGTCAACAACGACCTGGGGAAGGACGCCTTCCTCAAGATACTGATAACACAGCTGAGCAACCAGGATCCCTTGGATCCCTTGAAGGACAAGGACTTCATAGCTCAGATGGCCCAGTTCAGCACGCTGGAGCAGATGACCAACATGAACAAGAGCATCGAGCAGATGGCGGCGCTGAACAAGGCATCCGCGGTCAGCTACATCGGGCGCATCATAGAGTACATGGACGACGACGGTCTGCCCGCCTACTCGCAGGTCGGGTTCGTGCGCTTCGAGAACGGCAAGGTGATACTCAACACCGCCGACGGCGATGTCCCGCTCGAGAAGGTGATATCGGTAGCGTGACAACCGTCGCGCA
This region includes:
- a CDS encoding flagellar hook assembly protein FlgD; protein product: MSVNSVTNGYSTTATNSPATEAVRDVNNDLGKDAFLKILITQLSNQDPLDPLKDKDFIAQMAQFSTLEQMTNMNKSIEQMAALNKASAVSYIGRIIEYMDDDGLPAYSQVGFVRFENGKVILNTADGDVPLEKVISVA